The following proteins are encoded in a genomic region of Streptomyces lunaelactis:
- a CDS encoding Xaa-Pro dipeptidyl-peptidase codes for MPKRARGARLTCRSLVVAASAALMSLTLAPGGAQSAPARESRPVYSYENAIRESVWVDTRLDSDGDGRTDRVAVDIVRPREPAQQGRKIPVIMDASPYYSCCGRGNESQKKTYDANGNVVQFPLYYDNYFVPRGYAFVAVDLAGTNRSDGCVDVGGRSDVQSAKAVVDWLNGRARGYTTRTGGESARAGWTNGRTGMIGKSYDGTIANGVAATGVEGLETIVPIAAISSWYDYYFAKGAPLYDSGPEWLSGYVESPEARARCQAVQQRLVEEAPRTGDLTRLWSERDYVRNAGNVTASVFAVHGMQDLNVRGKHFGQWWDALADEGVERKVWLSQTGHVDPFDFRRAEWVATLHRWFDHYLLGHDNGIDREPMADIERAPDQWSTDRVWPPRATDTTSLRPGKGAVAGVGTLGREPARPGATETFTDDPRLDETDWAARIDTSTAGKAGFITKPLGRDLRLSGSSKVTITATPSTAGAHLSAVLVDLGPDTIRDYAAAGEGISTLAERSCWGASTPGDSPCFKNTQARTAAVDYTVFSRGWADLGNYASDATGRPLTPGRAYTITLDLHASDHVVPAGHRLALIVGGTDRDLIDPPATTPTLVLDLARTSAKLPIVGGAAAFVRATAGSTAALTPRGSPLRGVAEPRPIRPIPGGSNR; via the coding sequence ATGCCGAAACGCGCGCGGGGCGCCCGCTTGACGTGCAGATCGCTGGTGGTGGCGGCTTCGGCCGCCCTGATGTCCTTAACGCTCGCGCCGGGGGGCGCGCAGAGCGCGCCCGCCCGGGAGAGCAGACCCGTCTACTCGTACGAGAACGCGATCCGCGAATCCGTGTGGGTCGACACCCGGCTCGACTCGGACGGCGACGGGAGGACCGACCGCGTGGCCGTCGACATCGTCCGGCCGCGCGAACCCGCGCAGCAGGGCCGGAAGATTCCCGTGATCATGGACGCCAGTCCGTACTACTCCTGCTGCGGACGCGGCAACGAGAGCCAGAAGAAGACGTACGACGCGAACGGCAACGTCGTCCAGTTCCCGCTCTACTACGACAACTACTTCGTCCCGCGCGGCTACGCCTTCGTCGCCGTCGATCTGGCGGGCACCAACCGCTCCGACGGCTGCGTCGACGTCGGCGGCCGCTCGGACGTCCAGTCCGCCAAGGCCGTCGTGGACTGGCTCAACGGCCGCGCCCGCGGGTACACCACGCGCACCGGCGGCGAGTCCGCCCGCGCAGGATGGACCAACGGGCGCACCGGCATGATCGGCAAGAGCTACGACGGCACGATCGCCAACGGCGTCGCCGCCACCGGAGTCGAGGGGCTCGAGACGATCGTCCCGATCGCGGCCATCTCCTCCTGGTACGACTACTACTTCGCCAAGGGCGCCCCGCTCTACGACTCGGGTCCCGAGTGGCTCTCCGGCTATGTCGAGAGCCCGGAGGCCCGCGCCCGCTGCCAGGCCGTCCAGCAGCGTCTGGTCGAGGAGGCCCCGCGCACCGGTGACCTGACCCGGCTGTGGAGCGAGCGCGACTATGTGCGCAACGCCGGCAACGTCACGGCCAGCGTCTTCGCCGTGCACGGCATGCAGGACCTCAACGTCCGTGGCAAGCACTTCGGTCAGTGGTGGGACGCCCTCGCCGATGAGGGCGTGGAGCGGAAGGTCTGGCTCTCGCAGACCGGGCACGTCGACCCGTTCGACTTCCGGCGCGCCGAGTGGGTGGCGACGCTGCACCGCTGGTTCGACCACTATCTCCTCGGCCACGACAACGGCATCGACCGCGAGCCGATGGCTGACATCGAGCGTGCCCCCGACCAGTGGTCCACCGACCGCGTCTGGCCGCCCCGGGCCACCGACACCACCAGCCTCCGCCCCGGCAAGGGCGCGGTCGCGGGCGTCGGCACCCTCGGTCGCGAGCCCGCACGCCCCGGCGCCACCGAGACCTTCACCGACGACCCGAGGCTGGACGAGACCGACTGGGCCGCCCGGATCGACACGTCCACCGCCGGCAAGGCCGGGTTCATCACCAAACCGCTCGGCCGTGATCTGCGGCTGTCCGGCTCGTCGAAGGTGACGATCACCGCCACCCCGTCCACGGCCGGCGCGCATCTCTCCGCCGTGCTCGTCGATCTCGGACCCGACACCATCCGGGACTACGCCGCCGCGGGCGAAGGCATCAGCACCCTCGCCGAACGCAGCTGCTGGGGCGCGAGCACGCCGGGCGACAGCCCCTGCTTCAAGAACACTCAGGCGCGCACGGCAGCCGTCGACTACACGGTCTTCAGCCGCGGCTGGGCCGATCTGGGCAACTACGCCTCCGACGCCACGGGCCGACCGCTGACCCCCGGCAGGGCGTACACCATCACTCTCGATCTGCACGCCAGTGACCATGTCGTCCCGGCAGGACACCGGCTGGCCCTGATCGTCGGCGGCACGGACAGGGACCTCATCGACCCGCCGGCCACCACGCCGACGCTGGTCCTCGATCTGGCCCGTACATCGGCGAAGCTGCCGATCGTGGGCGGCGCTGCCGCCTTCGTCCGTGCCACCGCCGGGTCCACCGCGGCCCTCACCCCGCGCGGTTCCCCGCTCCGCGGTGTGGCCGAGCCGCGTCCGATCCGCCCGATTCCGGGAGGCAGCAACCGATGA
- a CDS encoding M14 family metallopeptidase, producing MTPRIRTLGLTVAAAALAVPLVTAPAEAAHAVPRTGFETSTGARWTSQPEEQEFLAAVDRGSDRVSMSRIGTTKQGRPLQLVRVGAEHASSTVLLICTQHGDEPSGRDACLTKIRDMAYAKDSGTRRLLSRTRVLVLPTANPDGRAADTRGNSDGVDINRDHIALKTAEGRAIAAVIRDQRPDIVYDMHEYGATPPYYDKDLFDLWPRNLNTDAKVHQESQTLSEDYVRPAARGRGFSIGTYGIWTDPVTGDPVKQTAGDGQERILRNAAGVKNSVGLLIESRVDPMTEEEKADQSLNNRRRVHSQLDALGGLFSFAGERRGRVEAATTGARLSGFKDRGPVYLGGADNDPATGGETLQDPPCGYRLDVEQYADVEDELALHGVLSRPDRGGAFVSLRQPQRELIPLLLDSRATYHLVSGQPITAC from the coding sequence ATGACGCCCCGAATCCGCACCCTCGGTCTCACCGTCGCGGCCGCGGCCCTCGCCGTACCGCTGGTGACGGCGCCGGCCGAGGCCGCGCATGCCGTGCCCCGTACCGGCTTCGAGACCAGCACGGGTGCACGCTGGACCAGCCAGCCGGAGGAGCAGGAGTTCCTGGCCGCCGTCGACCGGGGCAGCGACCGGGTGTCGATGAGCCGGATCGGGACGACGAAGCAGGGCCGTCCGCTCCAGCTCGTACGCGTCGGGGCCGAGCACGCCTCCAGCACCGTGCTCCTGATCTGCACGCAGCACGGTGACGAGCCGTCGGGCCGCGACGCCTGTCTGACCAAGATCCGCGATATGGCGTACGCGAAGGACAGCGGGACCCGGCGGCTGCTGTCCCGTACGCGCGTCCTCGTCCTCCCCACTGCCAACCCGGACGGACGGGCCGCCGACACCCGCGGCAACTCCGACGGGGTCGACATCAACCGCGACCACATCGCGCTGAAGACCGCCGAGGGGCGGGCGATCGCCGCGGTCATCCGTGACCAACGTCCCGACATCGTCTACGACATGCACGAGTACGGGGCGACCCCGCCGTACTACGACAAGGATCTCTTCGACCTCTGGCCGCGCAACCTCAACACCGACGCCAAGGTCCACCAGGAGTCGCAGACCCTCTCCGAGGACTATGTCCGGCCGGCCGCGCGCGGACGTGGATTCAGCATCGGCACGTACGGCATCTGGACCGACCCGGTCACCGGCGACCCCGTCAAACAGACAGCGGGCGACGGCCAGGAGCGCATCCTGCGCAATGCGGCCGGCGTCAAGAACTCGGTGGGTCTGCTCATCGAAAGCCGCGTCGACCCCATGACGGAGGAGGAGAAGGCCGACCAGTCGCTCAACAACCGGCGCCGGGTGCACAGCCAACTGGACGCTCTGGGCGGGCTGTTCTCCTTCGCCGGTGAACGGCGCGGCCGGGTCGAGGCCGCGACCACCGGCGCCCGGCTCTCAGGCTTCAAGGACCGCGGCCCGGTCTATCTGGGCGGCGCCGACAACGACCCGGCGACCGGCGGGGAAACCCTTCAGGACCCGCCCTGCGGCTACCGCCTCGACGTGGAGCAGTACGCGGATGTGGAGGACGAACTGGCCCTGCACGGCGTCCTGTCCCGGCCCGATCGGGGCGGCGCTTTCGTGTCGCTGCGGCAGCCCCAGCGCGAACTGATCCCGCTGCTCCTCGATTCCCGCGCGACATATCACCTTGTATCAGGGCAACCCATCACGGCCTGTTGA
- a CDS encoding BCCT family transporter, whose product MSHDEQRPGGRAELSVTADLPGHPQETGRPSTDRVVFGVTAVLTLAFVVWGSVATDTLEDVSSKMLSGLIHNGGWAFVLAASGFVVFALWLAISRYGRIPLGQDGEGPEFRTVSWVAMMFSAGMGIGLMFYGVSEPLAHFITPPPGTDPADSADAMQTAMATTLFHWTLHPWAIYAVVGLAIAYSTFRRRRRQTISAVFVPLIGEKNAHGAPGRVIDILAIFATLFGSAASLGLGALQIGSGFRELGWMEKVSTGLLVAIIAVLTLAFVLSAVSGVEKGIQWLSNINMVLALLLVVFIFIAGPTIIVLDLLPTSIASYFGDLPQLAGRTEAGSGEGVADWLGSWTVFYWAWWISWTPFVGMFIARISRGRTIRQFVGGVILVPSTVSLIWFAVFGGTAMKLRERKQLGDESTPEGQLFAVLQQYPIATAMSLLVMILVGIFFVSGADAASIVMGTLSQKGAFEPAKLVVVFWGVVTGAVAAIMLLIGNGKGDALAGLQNLTILVAAPFVIVMVGMCVALMRDLRTDPLIVRGERGAEVVESAVIAGHEKYDGDFELHIGPGGGPESDAGPEGERSPAERR is encoded by the coding sequence GTGTCGCACGACGAACAACGGCCGGGAGGCCGGGCAGAGCTGTCCGTGACGGCGGATCTTCCCGGCCATCCCCAGGAAACCGGGCGGCCCTCGACCGACCGTGTGGTCTTCGGTGTCACCGCCGTCCTCACCCTCGCCTTCGTGGTGTGGGGCTCCGTCGCCACCGACACGCTCGAAGACGTCTCGAGCAAGATGCTCAGCGGCCTGATCCACAACGGTGGTTGGGCGTTCGTGCTCGCCGCGTCCGGCTTTGTGGTCTTCGCCCTCTGGCTCGCCATCAGCCGCTACGGCAGGATCCCGCTCGGACAGGACGGCGAGGGGCCGGAGTTCCGCACGGTGTCCTGGGTCGCGATGATGTTCAGCGCGGGCATGGGCATCGGCCTGATGTTCTACGGCGTCAGCGAGCCGCTCGCGCACTTCATCACACCGCCGCCGGGCACCGACCCCGCCGACTCGGCGGATGCCATGCAGACGGCCATGGCCACCACCCTCTTCCACTGGACGCTGCACCCCTGGGCGATCTACGCGGTAGTCGGACTCGCCATCGCCTACAGCACCTTCCGCCGCAGGCGGCGGCAGACGATCAGCGCGGTGTTCGTGCCGCTCATCGGCGAGAAGAACGCCCACGGCGCGCCCGGCCGGGTCATCGACATCCTGGCGATCTTCGCCACGCTATTCGGCTCCGCCGCCTCGCTCGGGCTCGGCGCCCTGCAGATCGGCAGCGGCTTCCGTGAGCTCGGGTGGATGGAGAAGGTGAGCACGGGCCTGCTCGTCGCCATCATCGCGGTGCTGACCCTGGCCTTCGTCCTCTCCGCGGTCTCCGGCGTCGAGAAGGGCATCCAGTGGCTGTCCAACATCAATATGGTGCTGGCTCTGCTGCTCGTCGTGTTCATCTTCATCGCCGGGCCGACCATCATCGTCCTCGACCTGCTGCCCACCTCGATCGCCTCCTACTTCGGCGATCTGCCGCAGCTCGCCGGCCGTACCGAAGCCGGCAGCGGCGAGGGTGTCGCCGACTGGCTGGGCAGCTGGACGGTCTTCTACTGGGCGTGGTGGATCTCCTGGACGCCGTTCGTCGGTATGTTCATCGCCCGTATCAGCCGGGGCCGTACGATCCGCCAGTTCGTCGGCGGGGTCATCCTGGTGCCGAGCACCGTCAGCCTGATCTGGTTCGCCGTCTTCGGCGGTACGGCGATGAAACTGCGGGAGCGCAAGCAGCTCGGCGACGAATCGACGCCCGAGGGCCAGCTCTTCGCCGTGCTCCAGCAGTACCCGATCGCCACCGCGATGAGTCTGCTCGTGATGATCCTCGTCGGCATCTTCTTCGTGTCGGGCGCGGACGCCGCGTCCATCGTGATGGGCACGCTCTCCCAGAAGGGCGCCTTCGAACCGGCCAAGCTGGTCGTCGTCTTCTGGGGCGTGGTCACCGGCGCCGTCGCGGCCATCATGCTGCTCATCGGCAACGGCAAGGGCGATGCGCTGGCGGGCCTGCAGAATCTGACGATCCTGGTGGCCGCGCCGTTTGTGATCGTCATGGTGGGCATGTGTGTAGCGCTGATGCGCGATCTGCGCACGGACCCGCTGATCGTGCGCGGCGAGAGGGGTGCGGAGGTCGTCGAGTCCGCGGTGATCGCGGGGCACGAGAAGTACGACGGGGACTTCGAGCTCCACATCGGACCCGGCGGGGGGCCCGAGAGCGACGCGGGCCCGGAGGGTGAGCGGAGCCCGGCCGAACGCCGCTGA
- a CDS encoding oxidoreductase yields MSAEYATFGLAPAMRAGRVLANGGYQVHRDFMDFIVDGRPLLFQLSDLDAVSPLASDVPPAIFTAHVRMLLLEAPAPLADGRCVIYGCPECEGIECGAVTAVIERDGDDIVWRDFAWQTAEQADLELNGYRGMGPFRFRGDEYRAELERLLTDGGDAAPERRRVLLIGARVAVLARLAAALRTIGIGAEITSDAAEVPAEELRTYGAVAFGRAVGEHERDDVRAAFERAGADVVYVCGLAPVIPLLVAQIEHALDRSPLERRRLTRLTAQDGAAGVEVTSACRVQLVAYRVDRLHRTHTRELFDGMLEPGEHRIPVDGRAVKGQSFLVARTMGSVLVAPMVH; encoded by the coding sequence ATGTCTGCCGAGTACGCGACCTTCGGGCTGGCGCCGGCGATGCGGGCCGGGAGAGTCCTCGCGAATGGTGGCTACCAAGTGCACCGGGACTTCATGGACTTCATCGTCGACGGCCGGCCGCTGCTGTTCCAGCTCTCCGACCTCGACGCGGTATCGCCGCTTGCCTCCGACGTACCGCCGGCGATCTTCACCGCCCATGTCCGCATGCTGCTGCTGGAGGCGCCGGCGCCGCTGGCGGACGGGCGCTGTGTGATCTACGGCTGCCCGGAGTGCGAGGGCATCGAATGCGGCGCGGTGACCGCGGTGATCGAGCGGGACGGGGACGACATCGTATGGCGGGACTTCGCCTGGCAGACGGCCGAGCAGGCGGACCTGGAGCTCAACGGCTACCGCGGGATGGGGCCGTTCCGGTTCCGCGGCGATGAGTACCGGGCCGAGCTGGAGCGACTGCTGACGGACGGCGGGGACGCCGCGCCCGAGCGCCGCCGGGTGCTGCTGATCGGCGCGCGTGTGGCCGTGCTGGCCAGGCTCGCCGCCGCGCTGCGCACCATCGGCATCGGCGCCGAGATCACGAGCGATGCCGCCGAGGTGCCCGCCGAGGAACTGCGCACCTATGGTGCGGTCGCCTTCGGGCGAGCGGTCGGCGAGCACGAACGGGACGATGTGCGCGCGGCGTTCGAGCGGGCGGGGGCGGACGTCGTGTACGTCTGCGGTCTCGCCCCCGTCATTCCGCTGCTGGTCGCCCAGATCGAACACGCCCTGGATCGCAGCCCGTTGGAGCGCAGGCGGCTGACCCGGCTGACGGCCCAGGACGGAGCGGCCGGTGTCGAGGTCACCTCGGCCTGCCGGGTGCAGCTCGTCGCGTACCGCGTCGACCGGCTCCACCGCACGCATACGCGGGAGCTGTTCGACGGGATGCTGGAGCCGGGCGAGCACCGAATTCCGGTGGACGGGCGGGCCGTGAAGGGGCAATCCTTCCTTGTGGCGCGCACCATGGGGAGCGTGCTGGTCGCACCGATGGTGCACTGA
- a CDS encoding TrmH family RNA methyltransferase, which produces MSGRSGGPAIRTRTREELRRTRRPRAHSCWDHLYAAPLWPLHGANLGTLARTCDAVGACLTVPRFPWVPEALARGNTLRKPLCTHWTGDPLGWLARQRERGARIVGVELADEAVRLADLPPARQPTVMVLGHEQSGIPPEALDLLDECVEIPMVGSGSSLNVAVAGSLALYRLSGLL; this is translated from the coding sequence ATGAGCGGCCGCAGCGGCGGACCCGCCATTCGCACACGTACGCGCGAGGAGCTGAGGCGCACCCGTCGTCCCCGCGCCCACTCCTGCTGGGACCATCTCTACGCCGCCCCGCTCTGGCCGCTCCACGGCGCCAACCTGGGCACCCTCGCCCGCACCTGCGACGCCGTGGGCGCCTGTCTCACGGTGCCGCGATTCCCGTGGGTGCCCGAGGCCCTGGCCCGCGGTAACACCCTGCGCAAACCGCTCTGCACACACTGGACCGGCGACCCGCTCGGGTGGCTGGCCCGGCAGCGCGAGCGGGGCGCGCGGATCGTCGGCGTCGAACTGGCGGACGAGGCGGTGCGCCTCGCCGACCTTCCGCCCGCCCGGCAACCCACCGTCATGGTCCTCGGGCACGAGCAGAGCGGCATCCCGCCCGAAGCCCTCGACCTGCTCGACGAGTGCGTGGAGATCCCGATGGTGGGCAGCGGCTCCAGCCTCAACGTGGCCGTGGCCGGGTCGCTCGCCCTGTACAGGCTCTCCGGCCTGCTCTGA
- a CDS encoding ABC-F family ATP-binding cassette domain-containing protein, which produces MTATLVAKDLAAGHGDRSLFSGLDLVVAPGDVIGLVGVNGAGKSTLLRLLAGLDRPEQGELKLSPPTATVGHLPQEPERREGETVRDFLARRTGVAAAQRAMDEATQALVDGAPGADDAYSTSLERWLDLGGADLDERAEEVAASLGLTIGLDLPMTALSGGQAARAGLASLLLSRYDVFLLDEPTNDLDLDGLERLETFVRGLRAGTVVVSHDREFLTRTVTKVLELDLAQQRITLYGGGYAAYLEERETARRHAREDFEEYADKKAALEGRAQMQRSWMDKGVKNARRKATDSDKLGRKFRSEASEKQAAKARQTQRMIERLDTVDEPRKEWELRMEIASAPRSGSVVATLRSAEVRRGAFAFGPADLQIDWADRVAITGANGSGKSTLLAALLGRLPLDAGHASLGSGVVVGEVDQARGLFYGTETLLDAFCAAVPETEPAEVRTLLAKFGLRAEHVLRPATTLSPGERTRAALALLQGRGVNLLVLDEPTNHLDLVAIEQLESALDSYTGTLLLVTHDRRMLDAVHTTRRIEVSAGKVTEH; this is translated from the coding sequence ATGACTGCAACCCTCGTCGCCAAGGATCTCGCCGCAGGACACGGCGACCGCTCACTCTTCTCCGGGCTCGACCTCGTCGTCGCGCCCGGCGACGTGATCGGTCTCGTCGGGGTCAACGGCGCCGGCAAATCGACCCTGCTGCGCCTGCTCGCCGGACTCGACCGGCCGGAGCAGGGCGAGCTGAAGCTCTCCCCGCCGACCGCCACCGTCGGGCATCTGCCGCAGGAGCCCGAGCGGCGCGAGGGGGAGACCGTACGGGACTTCCTCGCCCGCCGCACCGGCGTCGCCGCCGCCCAGAGGGCCATGGACGAGGCGACCCAGGCGCTCGTCGACGGCGCGCCCGGCGCGGACGACGCGTACTCCACGAGCCTGGAGCGCTGGCTCGACCTCGGCGGCGCGGACCTCGACGAACGCGCCGAGGAGGTCGCCGCCTCGCTCGGCCTCACCATCGGCCTCGATCTGCCGATGACCGCGCTCTCCGGCGGCCAGGCGGCCCGCGCCGGCCTCGCCTCGCTCCTCCTGTCGCGCTACGACGTCTTCCTGCTCGACGAGCCGACCAACGACCTCGACCTGGACGGACTCGAGCGCCTGGAGACGTTCGTACGTGGCCTGCGCGCCGGTACTGTCGTCGTCAGCCACGACCGCGAGTTCCTCACCCGCACCGTCACCAAGGTCCTCGAACTCGATCTCGCGCAGCAGCGGATCACCCTCTACGGCGGCGGATACGCGGCGTATCTGGAGGAGCGGGAGACCGCACGCCGGCACGCCCGCGAGGACTTCGAGGAGTACGCCGACAAGAAGGCGGCCCTGGAGGGCCGGGCGCAGATGCAGCGGTCCTGGATGGACAAGGGTGTCAAGAACGCCCGGCGCAAGGCGACCGACAGCGACAAGCTGGGCCGCAAGTTCCGCAGCGAGGCCAGCGAGAAGCAGGCGGCGAAGGCCCGCCAGACGCAGCGCATGATCGAACGCCTCGACACCGTGGACGAGCCCCGCAAGGAGTGGGAACTCCGGATGGAGATCGCGTCGGCCCCGCGCTCGGGCTCGGTCGTCGCGACCCTGCGCAGCGCGGAGGTCCGCCGCGGCGCCTTCGCCTTCGGCCCGGCCGACCTCCAGATCGACTGGGCGGACCGCGTCGCCATCACCGGCGCCAACGGCTCGGGCAAGTCCACCCTGCTCGCCGCGCTGCTCGGCCGGCTCCCCCTCGACGCGGGCCACGCCTCGCTCGGGTCGGGCGTCGTGGTCGGCGAGGTCGACCAGGCCCGCGGGCTCTTCTACGGCACCGAGACCCTCCTGGACGCCTTCTGCGCTGCCGTGCCGGAGACCGAACCGGCCGAAGTCCGCACGCTGCTGGCCAAGTTCGGCCTCAGGGCGGAGCACGTCCTGCGCCCGGCGACCACGCTCTCCCCGGGCGAGCGCACCCGCGCCGCGCTGGCGCTGCTGCAGGGCCGCGGGGTCAATCTGCTCGTGCTCGACGAGCCGACCAACCACCTCGACCTGGTGGCGATCGAGCAGCTGGAGTCCGCGCTCGACTCGTACACGGGAACGCTGCTGCTGGTTACGCACGACCGCCGGATGCTGGACGCGGTCCACACCACGCGCCGCATCGAGGTCTCCGCGGGCAAGGTCACGGAGCACTGA
- a CDS encoding Tex family protein translates to MTTSIEGRIAEELGVRERQVKAAVELLDGGSTVPFIARYRKEATEMLDDAQLRTLEERLRYLRELEERRTAILESVREQGKLDDALEAQIRAADTKARLEDIYLPFKPKRRTKAQIAREAGLEPLAEGLLTDPSVEPLAAAAAFVDEDKGVADAAAALEGARSILAERFSEDADLIGELRERMWTRGRLAAKVREGKEEAGAKFADYFDFTEPFKQLPSHRVLAMLRGEKEEILDLVLEPEEPSEQPGPSTYEGMVARRFHVSDRGRPGDKWLADTVRWAWRTRILVHLGIDLRLRLRTAAEDEAVRVFAANLRDLLLAAPAGTRATLGLDPGFRTGVKVAVVDATGKVVATDVIHPHVPANKWDESLAKLARLAKEHSVDLIAIGNGTASRETDKLAGELCAKHPELSLTKVMVSEAGASVYSASAFASQELPDMDVTLRGAVSIARRLQDPLAELVKIDPKSIGVGQYQHDLSEVKLSRSLDAVVEDCVNGVGVDVNTASAPLLSRVSGIGTGLAENIVAHRDSNGPFRSRRALKDVARLGPKAYEQCAGFLRIRGGADPLDASSVHPEAYPVVRRMVKTAGDEVASLIGNAPVLRSLKPADFVDETFGLPTVTDILRELEKPGRDPRPAFKTATFKEGVEKLGDLAPGMILEGVVTNVAAFGAFVDVGVHQDGLVHVSALSKTFVKDPRDVVKPGDVVKVKVLDVDIPRKRISLTLRLEDEAAPKTGGAKQRERGERGGRPPQQRRQQGAQGGQGGQGGRGGDRSGDRGGARQAPAPANSAMADALRRAGLGDAKRRG, encoded by the coding sequence GTGACGACGTCCATCGAAGGCAGGATCGCCGAGGAGCTCGGCGTACGCGAGCGACAGGTCAAGGCGGCCGTCGAGCTGCTCGACGGCGGGTCGACCGTGCCGTTCATCGCGCGCTACCGCAAGGAAGCGACCGAGATGCTCGACGACGCGCAGCTGCGCACGCTCGAGGAGCGGCTGCGGTATCTGCGGGAGCTGGAGGAGCGGCGGACCGCGATCCTGGAGTCCGTACGCGAGCAGGGCAAGCTGGACGATGCGCTCGAGGCGCAGATCCGGGCCGCCGACACCAAGGCGCGGCTCGAGGACATCTACCTGCCGTTCAAGCCGAAGCGGCGGACGAAGGCGCAGATCGCGCGCGAGGCCGGTCTGGAGCCGCTCGCCGAGGGGCTGCTCACCGACCCGTCGGTGGAGCCGCTCGCGGCCGCGGCGGCCTTCGTCGACGAGGACAAGGGCGTCGCGGATGCCGCCGCCGCGCTGGAGGGCGCGCGGTCGATCCTGGCGGAGCGTTTCTCCGAGGACGCGGACCTGATCGGCGAGCTGCGTGAACGGATGTGGACGCGCGGCCGGCTGGCGGCGAAGGTGCGCGAGGGCAAGGAGGAGGCGGGCGCCAAGTTCGCCGACTACTTCGACTTCACGGAACCGTTCAAGCAGCTGCCCTCGCACCGGGTGCTCGCCATGCTCCGGGGCGAGAAGGAGGAGATCCTCGACCTGGTGCTGGAGCCGGAGGAGCCTTCGGAGCAGCCGGGACCCTCGACGTACGAAGGCATGGTCGCCCGGCGCTTCCATGTCTCCGACCGGGGGCGCCCCGGCGACAAGTGGCTCGCGGACACGGTGCGCTGGGCGTGGCGGACCCGGATCCTGGTGCATCTGGGGATCGATCTGCGGCTGCGGCTGCGTACCGCGGCCGAGGACGAGGCGGTACGGGTCTTCGCGGCGAACCTGCGGGATCTGCTGCTGGCCGCGCCGGCGGGCACGCGGGCGACGCTGGGCCTCGACCCCGGTTTCCGTACGGGTGTGAAGGTCGCCGTCGTCGACGCGACCGGCAAGGTCGTCGCGACCGACGTGATCCACCCGCATGTCCCGGCGAACAAGTGGGACGAGTCGCTGGCGAAACTGGCGCGTCTCGCCAAGGAGCACTCCGTCGACCTGATCGCGATCGGCAACGGCACGGCGTCCCGCGAGACCGACAAACTCGCCGGTGAACTGTGCGCGAAGCACCCGGAGTTGAGCCTCACGAAGGTGATGGTCTCGGAGGCGGGCGCTTCGGTGTACTCGGCGTCCGCGTTCGCCTCGCAGGAGCTGCCCGACATGGACGTGACGCTGCGCGGCGCCGTCTCCATCGCGCGCCGCCTGCAGGACCCGCTGGCCGAGCTGGTGAAGATCGACCCCAAGTCGATCGGCGTCGGCCAGTACCAGCACGATCTCTCCGAGGTGAAGCTCTCCCGCTCGCTGGACGCGGTCGTCGAGGACTGTGTGAACGGCGTCGGCGTCGACGTCAACACCGCGTCCGCTCCGCTGCTTTCACGGGTCTCGGGCATCGGCACCGGGCTCGCCGAGAACATCGTCGCGCACCGCGACTCGAACGGTCCCTTCCGCTCGCGCAGGGCGCTCAAGGACGTGGCACGGCTCGGCCCGAAGGCGTACGAGCAGTGCGCGGGCTTCCTGCGGATCCGGGGCGGGGCCGACCCGCTGGACGCGTCCAGCGTGCACCCGGAGGCGTACCCGGTGGTGCGGCGCATGGTGAAGACGGCGGGCGACGAGGTCGCTTCGCTCATCGGCAACGCGCCGGTGCTGCGGTCCCTGAAGCCGGCGGACTTCGTGGACGAGACCTTCGGTCTGCCGACGGTGACGGACATCCTGCGGGAGCTGGAGAAGCCGGGGCGCGACCCGCGCCCGGCCTTCAAGACGGCCACCTTCAAGGAGGGCGTGGAGAAGCTCGGGGATCTGGCGCCCGGGATGATCCTCGAGGGCGTGGTGACCAATGTCGCGGCGTTCGGCGCGTTCGTGGACGTCGGTGTCCACCAGGACGGCCTGGTCCATGTGTCGGCACTGTCCAAGACCTTCGTCAAGGACCCGCGGGACGTGGTGAAGCCGGGCGACGTGGTGAAGGTGAAGGTCCTCGACGTCGACATTCCGCGCAAGCGGATCTCGCTGACGCTGCGGCTGGAGGACGAGGCCGCGCCGAAGACGGGCGGGGCGAAGCAGCGGGAGCGGGGTGAGCGCGGGGGGCGGCCGCCGCAGCAGCGTCGTCAGCAAGGCGCTCAGGGCGGTCAGGGCGGCCAGGGCGGTCGCGGTGGTGACCGGAGCGGTGACAGGGGAGGTGCCCGGCAGGCTCCGGCGCCGGCGAACAGTGCGATGGCGGATGCGCTGCGGCGGGCGGGGCTCGGGGACGCGAAGCGGCGCGGCTGA